Below is a genomic region from Pseudomonas extremaustralis.
GCGCTTGAGCTCGGCGGCAAAGCGTTGAACCAGCAGGTCCATGCCCGCGCCGCGCCGCACAGCGAGAAATTGCTGCTGGCGGGAAACCACGAGCGGGGCCTGGGTGACCTTGTCTTCCAGGCCCATTTGTCTTAACACGTGCAGCCCGACCCGGCGGTCGGTGATCAGTAGATCGATACGCCCCAGCATCAATTTGCCGAAGTTCGCCTCATGGCTGGGGGCGGGTTCGCGTTTGAACTGGCTGGCGTCACTGAAGGGCGCACCGTACAGATAGCCCGGCGAGGTGCCGACCGTCAGGCCGCGCAGGTCGTGGAGGGTTCTGGCGGGGTGGGGGCGCCCGTTGGCATAAAACAGCACGAACTCCACCTCCGACAGCGGTTCGCTGGGGTACAGCAGCAGTGCGTCGCGGTCGTGGCTGTGGAAAATATCCAGCGCGCCATCGGCATTGCCCTGTTCGAGCATGGCCAGGCAACGCTTCCAGGGCAGGAACTGCCACTGCACATCGACCCCCAGGCGCTGGAACACGATCACCGTCGTTTCGTAGTCCAGCCCCTGCATGGCGCCGTGGTGCTCATACACATACGGCGCCCAGGGCTCAGTGACAATACGCAATTTCTCGCCATAAGCGGCCAGGCTCAGGCAAGTCAAAAGGGCAGCGGTCGCAAGTTTCAGGATCACGGACATGCCCTGAGATTACGACGCTCGAGTGTTAAAGAGAAGCTCTGGCTCAAGCGTCTGCAGGCGAGGTCAGTGTGTCTGCGAAGTCATCAGGTGTTCGTAGAAACCGTGGGAAATCGTCACGGATGAACTGCTGGCGTTCATTTCCGTAATCACCGAACAAAAAAAGCCCCCGTATAAACGAGGGCCTGGGTACTGCTTGAACAGACCTCAGCGCGGCAGCTTGAGGTTGTTCCAGATGGCAAGGCTTGGTTCGGACTGGTTCAGGGTATAGAAGTGCAACCCCGGCGCACCGCCTTGCAACAGGCGGTCACACATTTCGCTGATGACCTGTTCGCCGAACGCCTGGATGCTCTTGACGTCATCGCCATAGGCTTCCAGTTGCTTACGCACCCAGCGTGGGATCTCGGCCCCGCAGGCGTCGGAAAAGCGCGCCAGCTTGCTGTAGTTGGTGATTGGCATGATGCCCGGCACGATCGGGATGTTCACTCCCATGGCCCGTACCCGCTCGACGAAGTAGAAGTAGCTATCGGCGTTGAAGAAGTATTGGGTGATCGCGCTGTCGGCGCCGGAGTTGGCCTTGCGCACGAAGTTCTGCAGATCGTCTTCGAAGTTGTGGGCCTGGGGGTGCATCTCCGGGTAAGCCGCCACTTCGATATGGAAGTGATCGCCGCTTTCTTCACGGATGAAATTCACCAGGTCGTTGGCGTGGCGCAGCTCGCCGCTGGCCATACCCATGCCGGACGGCAGGTCGCCACGCAGGGCGACGATACGCTTGATGCCGGCACCTTTGTATTGGGTCAGCAGGCCGCGCAGGTCGGCCTTGCTGTCGCCCACGCAGGACAAATGCGGAGCGGCGGGAATTTTGACTTCGCTTTCCAGCTGCAACACGGTGTTGATCGTGCGATCACGGGTCGAGCCGCCCGCGCCGTAGGTGCAGGAGAAGAAGTCGGGGTTGTAGCTGGCCAACTGCTTGGCAGTCGCCATCAGTTTTTCATGCCCAGCATCGGTCTTGGTCGGGAAGAACTCGAAGCTGTAGCGACGGTCTTGGGACATGGTAATACCCTTTGAAACTCAAACTGGAAGGCTTGCACCGTCAATGTGGGAGGGGGCTTGCTCCCGATAGCAGTCGTTCAGTCAACAGAGCTGTTGAATGTGCTAGCGCCATCGGGGGCAAGCCCCCTCCCACATAAAGCCCGCTCTCCTGTGGGTAGAGAGCGGGCGACAGGCAAGTCAGTAGCGGTAAGCGTGCGGCTTGAACGGACCTTCGACGGTCACGCCGATGTAGTCGGCCTGGGTCTTGGTCAGTCGAGTTACCACGCCGCCGAAGCCGCGGACCATTTCCAGGGCCACTTCTTCGTCGAGTTTCTTCGGCAGCACTTCCACGGTCAGGCGCTCGGCTTTCTGGGCCGGCGACAGGTCGGCGTATTTCTGGCCGAACAGGAAGATCTGGGCCAATACCTGGTTGGCGAACGAGCCATCCATGATGCGGCTTGGGTGGCCGGTGGCGTTACCCAGGTTTACCAGACGGCCTTCGGCCAGCAGGATCAGGTAGTCGTCGTTCTGCGGGTCGAAACTGCCCGAACCGGTACGGTGAACCTTGTGTACCTGTGGCTTCACTTCTTCCCATGCCCAGTTCTTGCGCATGAAAGCGGTGTCGATTTCGTTGTCGAAGTGACCGATGTTGCACACCACGGCGCGCTTTTTCAGGGCCTTGAGCATGTTGGCATCGCAGACGTTGACGTTACCGGTGGTGGTCACGATCAGGTCGATCTTGCCCAGCAGGGCCTTGTCGATGCTCGCTTCGCTGCCGTCGTTGACGCCATCGATGAACGGCGAAACCACTTCGAAACCGTCCATGCAGGCTTGCATGGCGCAGATCGGGTCGACTTCGGAGACTTTGACGATCATGCCTTCCTGACGCAGGGACTGGGCCGAACCCTTGCCCACGTCACCGTAGCCGATCACCAGGGCTTGCTTGCCCGACAGCAGGTGGTCGGTGCCGCGCTTGATCGCATCGTTCAGGCTATGACGGCAGCCGTACTTGTTGTCGTTCTTGCTCTTGGTCACCGAGTCGTTGACGTTGATGGCCGGGATTTTCAGCTCGCCCTTGGCCAGCATGTCCAGCAGGCGGTGTACGCCGGTGGTGGTCTCTTCGGTCACGCCGTGGACGCGGTCGAGGATCTGTGGGTACTTCTTGTGCAGCAGCTCGGTCAGGTCGCCGCCGTCGTCGAGGATCATGTTGGCATCCCATGGCGCGCCATCCTTGAGGATGGTTTGCTCCAGGCACCACTCGTACTCTTCTTCGGTCTCGCCTTTCCAGGCGAACACCGGGATACCGGCGGCGGCGATGGCGGCAGCGGCCTGGTCCTGGGTCGAGAAGATGTTGCAGGACGACCAACGCACTTCGGCACCCAGGGCAACCAGGGTTTCGATCAGCACGGCGGTCTGGATGGTCATGTGGATGCAGCCGAGGATCTTCGCGCCCTTGAGCGGTTGCTCGGCGGCGTACTTGCGACGCAGGCCCATCAGGGCGGGCATTTCGGATTCGGCGATAAAGGTTTCGCGACGGCCCCAGGCAGCGAGGGACATGTCGGCGACTTTGTAGTCGGTGAAATCTGCAGGCGTGATGACAGCGCTCATAGAGAGCCTCCATTCGTAATGTGCGAATGGGCGCCGTTGTGCGTTTAGTATCAGGCCTGGTGGACCGGGCCGGACAACGCCCCATCCGAGCCTGACAGGTTGAACCTGCTGCAGCGCCCCTCGGACAGGTGGCGGGAGAACGGTATCAACCGAAGATGACCGTTTTGAAGCGGGGGCGATTATAGCCGTGTACGCCACACTTCCCAAGCGTTTCTGTCGGCGACATGCAGATCGCCCATGGCGTTCATAGACGATGGTTCATAGAGCTTGGGCGCGGGCTCTGCCATGATATCGCCCATCATTCGGCAAGACGTTTTGGAGTGACCATGAACTTTCACACCCGCAAATGGGTAAAACCTGAAGACCTCAACCCCAACGGCACCCTGTTCGGCGGCAGCTTGCTGCGCTGGATCGACGAAGAAGCGGCGATCTACGCCATCGTCCAGCTGGGCAACCAGCGTGTGGTGACCAAGTACATCTCCGAAATCAATTTTGTCAGCGCCTCGCGCCAGGGCGACATCATCGAACTGGGCATCACCGCCACCGAGTTCGGTCGCACCTCCATCACCCTGACCTGTGAAGTGCGCAACAAGATCACCCGCAAAAGCATCCTCACCGTGGAAAAAATGGTCTTCGTCAACCTCGGCGAAGACGGGCTGCCCGCACCCCACGGCCGTACCGAGATCAAGTACGTGAAGGACCAGTTCAAGGAAGGCAAAGCTCCCGAGTAACCCCGCAACGGTGTGATTTGCTTTACCAAATCATTCCGCAAGGATCTTTCCGAGGTTCTCTCATCACTCAGGCCTACAACCTGTAGAGAGAGCCTCGTGTATGAAAGTATCCAGTCCCGTTGTACAGAATCAGCCTGCATCGCCGCAAAGCGCCGGCCAGGACGTGAAGACGCCGCTGGTCAAGGACGTGGGCGCGCGCCACTTGAGCCTCTACCGTCACAGCAATGGGCGCGTGGACGTGGTGCTGTCCCCGCCGGCGGCGTCCCACCTCGTACTCAGCGGCGGCGGGGCCAAGGGCATTGCCTTTCCGGGGATGGTGCAGTCACTTGAAGACGCCGGCAAACTCAACGGCATCCAAATGATTTCCGGTTCTTCCGCCGGTGCGATCTCCGCCACGTTGCTCGCCAGTGGCATGGGCGCCAAGGCCTTTGGTGCGCTGTCCAACCGCATCGACCTGCCCAGCCTGCTCAA
It encodes:
- a CDS encoding substrate-binding periplasmic protein, producing the protein MSVILKLATAALLTCLSLAAYGEKLRIVTEPWAPYVYEHHGAMQGLDYETTVIVFQRLGVDVQWQFLPWKRCLAMLEQGNADGALDIFHSHDRDALLLYPSEPLSEVEFVLFYANGRPHPARTLHDLRGLTVGTSPGYLYGAPFSDASQFKREPAPSHEANFGKLMLGRIDLLITDRRVGLHVLRQMGLEDKVTQAPLVVSRQQQFLAVRRGAGMDLLVQRFAAELKRFKQEPEYAALSAKYGGIDANTPPGPTVEQQESGAP
- the metF gene encoding methylenetetrahydrofolate reductase [NAD(P)H], coding for MSQDRRYSFEFFPTKTDAGHEKLMATAKQLASYNPDFFSCTYGAGGSTRDRTINTVLQLESEVKIPAAPHLSCVGDSKADLRGLLTQYKGAGIKRIVALRGDLPSGMGMASGELRHANDLVNFIREESGDHFHIEVAAYPEMHPQAHNFEDDLQNFVRKANSGADSAITQYFFNADSYFYFVERVRAMGVNIPIVPGIMPITNYSKLARFSDACGAEIPRWVRKQLEAYGDDVKSIQAFGEQVISEMCDRLLQGGAPGLHFYTLNQSEPSLAIWNNLKLPR
- the ahcY gene encoding adenosylhomocysteinase; translation: MSAVITPADFTDYKVADMSLAAWGRRETFIAESEMPALMGLRRKYAAEQPLKGAKILGCIHMTIQTAVLIETLVALGAEVRWSSCNIFSTQDQAAAAIAAAGIPVFAWKGETEEEYEWCLEQTILKDGAPWDANMILDDGGDLTELLHKKYPQILDRVHGVTEETTTGVHRLLDMLAKGELKIPAINVNDSVTKSKNDNKYGCRHSLNDAIKRGTDHLLSGKQALVIGYGDVGKGSAQSLRQEGMIVKVSEVDPICAMQACMDGFEVVSPFIDGVNDGSEASIDKALLGKIDLIVTTTGNVNVCDANMLKALKKRAVVCNIGHFDNEIDTAFMRKNWAWEEVKPQVHKVHRTGSGSFDPQNDDYLILLAEGRLVNLGNATGHPSRIMDGSFANQVLAQIFLFGQKYADLSPAQKAERLTVEVLPKKLDEEVALEMVRGFGGVVTRLTKTQADYIGVTVEGPFKPHAYRY
- a CDS encoding acyl-CoA thioesterase, which produces MNFHTRKWVKPEDLNPNGTLFGGSLLRWIDEEAAIYAIVQLGNQRVVTKYISEINFVSASRQGDIIELGITATEFGRTSITLTCEVRNKITRKSILTVEKMVFVNLGEDGLPAPHGRTEIKYVKDQFKEGKAPE